The proteins below are encoded in one region of Styela clava chromosome 4, kaStyClav1.hap1.2, whole genome shotgun sequence:
- the LOC120326002 gene encoding uncharacterized protein LOC120326002 has translation MNEYENSDMEEGSKPCRTRGIFSRRVHLPCFWLVFFILLFIIIVTGGIVMYIKLSLEISEIKLQMQEQQQEDDLTLGNRAVAETENAFMSARSANGLETEDAPTVGDPSTPRSRRDAQSESRRIHRQHKPGEICHRGLPGRDGRDGRDGSMGPRGEQGLPGLKGDSIIGPMGERGPIGRTGDRGPAGPPGPQFKLNFLHAHGDGSSGVSVSESGVLNHWVKADWSSDTNYRLFQHNGTLQVQSGGIYFIYSQLLSSDLTTMFTEHEVKINGHTFLKCRRSTKISTCFTSGVRRLQPYDDVQVIVSYSTTRVDMLKDVSFFGVVLWASDGTRDEL, from the exons ATGAACGAATATGAAAATTCCGATATGGAGGAAGGATCAAAACCTTGCAGAACTCGAGGAATATTTTCACGTCGTGTTCATCTTCCATGCTTCTGGCTTGTCTTCTTTATTCTACTATTCATCATTATTGTAACTGGTGGAATTGTGATGTATATCAAATTATCGCTTGAAATTTCTGAAATTAAGTTGCAAATGCAAGAACAACAACAGGAAGATGATCTAACATTAGGAAATCGTGCTGTCGCTGAAACAGAAAATGCATTCATGTCTGCAAGATCTGCAAATGGTTTAGAAACTGAG GATGCCCCAACGGTAGGTGATCCCTCCACTCCGCGATCTCGTCGAGATGCCCAATCGGAAAGTAGACGAATACACAGGCAGCATAAACCCGGAGAGATCT GTCACCGTGGTCTGCCTGGTAGAGACGGAAGAGATGGTAGAGATGGTTCTATGGGGCCAAGGGGGGAGCAAGGACTTCCTGGTTTGAAAGGGGATTCCATTATTGGTCCCATGGGTGAAAGAGGACCAATTGGGAGAACAGGTGATCGAGGGCCTGCTGGACCACCTGGACCTCAG ttcaaattgaattttctgCATGCGCATGGAGATGGATCTTCTGGTGTTTCTGTGTCAGAAA GCGGAGTTCTCAATCACTGGGTAAAAGCTGACTGGAGTTCAGATACAAATTACAGATTATTCCAACACAACGGTACACTACAAGTTCAAAGTGGTGGTATATACTTCATATACAGTCAG cTCTTGAGTTCTGATTTGACAACAATGTTTACTGAACATGAAGTTAAAATTAATGGACACACTTTTCTGAAATGTAGACGAAGTACAAAGATCAGCACTTGTTTTACTTCGG GTGTTCGCAGGCTACAACCATACGATGACGTACAAGTTATTGTCTCTTATTCCACCACTCGAGTTGACATGTTGAAAGATGTGTCATTCTTCGGAGTTGTTCTTTGGGCAAGTGATGGCACCAGAGATGAGCTTTGA
- the LOC120326003 gene encoding radial spoke head 1 homolog, whose protein sequence is MSDLGSDEFEDEAGPYLGEYEGDRNEEGERHGLGKATLPNNDTYEGQYERGKRHGQGTYRFKNGARYIGEYLRNKKHGQGMFIYPDGSKYEGSWADDQRHGTGKYYYTNGDTYNGEWLKHERHGQGEYYYNDTGSRYIGTWVTGKPEGAGELIHANHRFQGNWTEGNMQGPGKYIFDIGCEQHGEYIPVETSQGDGEEEEPVTVTIPKWKAGNITGITLFVPPPPKEEPTEEETKPEVSEDKPPEEVQPSEAPEEVPADDATEQPVEDQEEPAPAAEDEPAPAAEEGEAEE, encoded by the exons ATGTCAGATTTAGGATCAGATGAATTTGAAGATGAAGCTGGACCATATTTGGGG GAATATGAAGGAGACAGGAATGAAGAAGGCGAGAGGCATGGACTTGGAAAAGCAACTTTACCAAATAATGACACATATGAAGGTCAATATGAAAGAGGGAAGAGACATGGCCAG ggAACATATCGTTTTAAAAATGGGGCGAGGTACATTGgtgaatatttgagaaataaaaaacaCGGACAAGGAATGTTTATTTACCCAGATGGATCAAAATATGAAG GTTCATGGGCAGATGACCAAAGGCATGGCACAGGAAAATATTACTACACTAACGGAGACACCTATAATGGTGAATGGTTGAAACATGAGAGACACGGACAGGGAGAATATTATTATAATGATACAg GTTCAAGGTATATTGGAACATGGGTTACTGGAAAACCAGAAGGTGCAGGAGAATTAATTCATGCTAATCATAGATTCCAAGGAAATTGGACAGAGGGCAAT ATGCAAGGAcctggaaaatatatttttgatattggaTGTGAACAGCATGGAGAATACATCCCAGTTGAAACG TCACAAGGTGATGGAGAAGAAGAGGAACCAGTAACTGTAACGATACCAAAATGGAAGGCAGGAAATATAACTGGAATCACATTATTTGTACCACCACCTCCTAAAGAAG AACCCACCGAGGAAGAAACAAAACCAGAAGTATCAGAAGATAAGCCACCAGAAGAAGTTCAACCATCAGAGGCACCAGAGGAAGTACCAGCTGATGATGCCACCGAGCAACCTGTTGAGGACCAGGAAGAACCAGCACCAGCTGCTGAAGATGAACCAGCCCCTGCTGCTGAGGAGGGCGAAGCAGAAGAATag
- the LOC120326939 gene encoding E3 ubiquitin-protein ligase RMND5A-like: protein MESCHNTERDIDKLLAKFESYKSQYDSNLTQLEDQIGKLKEEINQLPADHVIDKHHQAVLGQYNKKIKNCGQKLSGQHKDLHSSVSRIGKTIDRNFDADCSSVIPGSFCHNAKQEKLLNTAVCEHYFRQGQLSLAEDISEEARLDIDDSWKQPFVQINEVLQSLRNHDLDLALEWTAKNHHELQQKGSSLEFMLHRMQFINIMRKGPHAQTEALRYSRKFQAFADGHSKEIQMLMGSFLYMKHGLANSPYSSLLDEQNWDEICDMFMRDSCSILGLSLDSPLLASFTAGCTALPALIAIKSVIEQRQCSGVLTDKDELPIDIDLAHDQHYHSIFACPILRQQTTENNPPMRLTCGHIISRDALNKLIAGSKVKCPYCPMIQSPVDAKRVYF from the exons ATGGAAAGTTGTCATAACACTGAGAGAGATATTGACAAACTCCTTGCAAAATTTGAATCTTATAAAAGTCAATATGATTCAAATTTAACACAATTAGAGGACCAAATTGGAAAACTTAAAGAAGAAATTAATCAGCTACCAGCAGATCATGTAATTGATAAACACCACCAAGCAGTATTGGgacaatataacaaaaaaatcaaaaactgtGGCCAAAAACTCTCTGGACAGCACAAAGATTTGCATAGCAGTGTATCAAGAATTGGTAAAACCATTGATAGAAATTTTGATGCTGATTGTAGTTCTGTCATTCCGGGTTCTTTCTGCCACAATGCCAAG CAAGAAAAACTCCTCAACACAGCTGTATGCGAACATTACTTTCGCCAAGGTCAGCTATCATTGGCCGAAGATATAAGTGAAGAAGCTCGTTTAGATATAGATGACAGTTGGAAACAACCATTTGTGCAAATCAACGAAGTTCTACAAAGTTTACGAAATCATGATTTGGACCTTGCCCTAGAATGGACA GCGAAAAACCATCACGAGTTGCAACAAAAGGGTAGTAGTCTCGAGTTCATGCTTCATCGAATGCAGTTCATAAACATTATGAGAAAAGGGCCACATGCACAAACTGAAGCACTTCGGTATTCCCGAAAATTTCAAGCATTTGCTGATGGACATAGCAAGGAAATTCAGATGCTAATGGGCAGTTTCTTGTACATGAAACACGGCCTTGCGAACTCCCCATATTCATCGTTGCTGGATGAGCAAAATTGGGATGAAATATGTGACATGTTCATGAGAGACTCTTGCTCTATTTTAGGTTTATCTTTGGACAGCCCATTATTAGCCAGCTTCACTGCAGGGTGCACAGCTTTACCAGCGCTTATAGCAATTAAATCTGTCATAGAACAGCGACAGTGTTCAGGTGTATTGACTGACAAAGATGAACTACCAATAGATATAGATCTTGCTCATGACCAACATTACCATTCCATATTCGCTTGCCCAATTCTGAGACAGCAAACCACAGAAAACAATCCTCCAATGAGGTTAACATGTGGGCATATTATATCTAGAGATGCTCTGAATAAATTAATTGCCGGCTCGAAAGTGAAATGCCCATACTGCCCTATGATACAGTCTCCTGTTGATGCCAAGCGAGTGTATTTTTAG
- the LOC120325890 gene encoding uncharacterized protein LOC120325890: MTYEEWTTVLNEITYIINSRPLFSDGNPLEYNSITGNTLLHPYAKQVVPQTTQEERFNPRDMLKVAKNRVEVFWKTWMKHIPPQLLLANKWFRTRRNLQVGDYVLILQPGFKGGSAPRGLWKKARVHNIVPSSDGLVRSVTIKDSDRNLYNRPIHRLCLIATKEELQCGLKDI, translated from the coding sequence ATGACCTACGAAGAATGGACAACTGTTCTCAACGAAATTACTTATATCATCAATAGTCGACCACTTTTCTCAGATGGAAACCCTTTGGAATATAATTCTATTACTGGCAATACTCTTTTACATCCATATGCAAAGCAGGTAGTCCCGCAAACTACACAAGAAGAGAGATTCAATCCACGAGACATGCTAAAAGTGGCGAAAAACAGAGTTGAGGTGTTCTGGAAAACATGGATGAAACACATACCGCCTCAGCTATTACTTGCTAACAAATGGTTTCGTACAAGACGCAATCTTCAAGTTGGCGATTACGTATTAATTCTTCAACCTGGATTTAAAGGCGGAAGTGCACCCAGAGGTTTATGGAAAAAAGCACGGGTTCACAACATTGTGCCCAGTTCAGATGGCTTAGTGAGAAGTGTTACAATCAAGGACAGCGATAGGAATTTATACAATCGACCAATACATAGACTTTGTCTAATTGCGACCAAAGAAGAGCTACAATGTGGGTTGAAAGACATCTAA
- the LOC120325933 gene encoding calcyclin-binding protein-like, giving the protein MEARLNELKLDLEDVIRLQSIAQRETIKGKLAIWKSEMEQELEKIMKQGSNTEDVQRQSNSSTKPKLFTKKITTYGWDQSEKFIKIYVSGLKGVQDIPKENVTIIYDGHHHMLMIKNLNNANHQLTLPKLLHGVENESVRIKKDEVVIMLKKTNPTKWDTLSEKEKKEIEEKVKPPSSFDKDQDPGKGIMDMMKKMYDEGDDDFKRTMAKAWTESRDNQIPGFGK; this is encoded by the coding sequence ATGGAGGCTCGCCTAAATGAACTGAAACTAGACCTGGAGGATGTTATCCGGCTTCAGTCTATCGCACAGAGAGAGACAATAAAAGGAAAACTTGCAATATGGAAATCCGAAATGGAACAAGAACTGGAAAAAATAATGAAGCAGGGTAGCAATACCGAAGACGTCCAACGACAATCTAATTCATCCACAAAACCTAAGCTTTTCACCAAGAAGATCACTACTTATGGTTGGGATCAATCAGAAAAGTTCATAAAAATTTACGTATCTGGATTGAAGGGAGTACAGGATATACCAAAAGAAAATGTGACCATAATTTACGACGGCCATCATCATATGcttatgataaaaaatttaaacaatgcAAATCATCAACTCACTTTGCCGAAATTGCTCCACGGTGTTGAAAATGAAAGTGTCAGAATAAAGAAGGATGAAGTTGTGATAATGTTAAAAAAGACTAATCCCACAAAATGGGATACTTTGTCAgaaaaagagaaaaaagaaaTAGAGGAAAAAGTAAAACCACCATCAAGTTTTGATAAAGACCAAGATCCAGGAAAAGGAATTATGGatatgatgaaaaaaatgtACGACGAAGGAGACGATGACTTCAAACGAACAATGGCGAAGGCTTGGACAGAATCAAGAGATAACCAAATTCCAGGGTTTGGAAAGTGA